One genomic window of Lytechinus variegatus isolate NC3 chromosome 1, Lvar_3.0, whole genome shotgun sequence includes the following:
- the LOC121406525 gene encoding uncharacterized protein LOC121406525 → MENRDLTQNPQENDNQPNHLADFVARNYEEQKEARRRVGDADEDQRVDAFLQRALSESKRMNAEVARAERRQNELYRELGQDKMHSWIMEHASEVTVTLPSDEGMAMETEEVSNPNEKADAIR, encoded by the exons ATGGAAAATCGAGATTTAACTCAAAATCCAcaagaaaatgataatcaacCTAATCATTTGGCTGATTTTGTAGCACGGAATTACGAAGAACAAAAG GAAGCAAGACGAAGAGTTGGCGATGCTGATGAGGATCAGCGGGTTGATGCATTTCTCCAAAGAGCCTTGAGTGAGAGTAAGAG AATGAACGCAGAAGTAGCCAGGGCAGAGCGAAGACAGAATGAGCTTTACAGAGAGCTTGGACAAGACAAGATGCATTCTTGGATAATGGAACATGCCTCAGAAGTCACTGTGACACTACCCTCAGATGAAGGAATGGCAATGGAGACCGAGGAAGTTAGCAACCCAAATGAAAAAGCAGATGCCATTAGGTGa